A single window of Solanum dulcamara chromosome 5, daSolDulc1.2, whole genome shotgun sequence DNA harbors:
- the LOC129888983 gene encoding mitogen-activated protein kinase homolog NTF4, whose protein sequence is MDGSAPQTDTVMSDAAAQQPDPPSQPVAGMDNIPATLSHGGRFIQYNIFGNIFEVTAKYKPPIMPIGKGAYGIVCSALNSETNEHAAIKKIANAFDNKIDAKRTLREIKLLRHMDHENIVAIRDIIPPPQREAFNDVYIAYELMDTDLHQIIRSNQGLSEEHCQYFLYQILRGLKYIHSANVLHRDLKPSNLLLNANCDLKICDFGLARVTSETDFMTEYVVTRWYRPPELLLNSSDYTAAIDVWSVGCIFMELMDRKPLFPGRDHVHQLRLLMELIGTPSEAEMEFLNENAKRYIRQLPLYRRQSFVEKFPHVNPAAIDLVEKMLTFDPRRRLTVEDALAHPYLTSLHDISDEPVCMTPFSFDFEQHALTEEQMKELIYREGLAFNPEYQHM, encoded by the exons ATGGATGGTTCAGCTCCGCAAACTGACACGGTGATGTCGGATGCGGCGGCACAGCAACCAGATCCGCCGTCGCAGCCGGTGGCCGGAATGGATAACATTCCTGCGACGTTGAGTCACGGTGGACGGTTTATTCAATACAATATTTTTGGTAATATATTTGAAGTTACTGCAAAGTATAAGCCTCCAATTATGCCCATCGGTAAAGGAGCTTATGGTATTGTTTG TTCTGCCTTGAATTCGGAGACGAATGAGCATGCTGCGATAAAGAAAATTGCGAATGCTTTTGATAACAAAATTGATGCCAAGAGAACTTTGCGTGAGATCAAGCTTCTTCGACATATGGATCATGAAAAT ATTGTTGCGATCAGAGATATAATTCCACCACCTCAAAGAGAAGCATTTAATGATGTCTACATTGCATATGAGCTTATGGACACTGATCTCCATCAAATTATTCGCTCTAATCAGGGATTATCAGAAGAACATTGCCAG TATTTCTTGTATCAGATCCTCCGTGGGTTGAAATACATACATTCTGCAAATGTTTTGCATAGGGACTTGAAGCCTAGCAATCTTCTCTTGAATGCCAATTGTGATTTAAAGATATGTGATTTTGGTCTAGCTCGTGTCACTTCTGAAACTGACTTTATGACCGAATATGTTGTGACAAGATGGTACCGACCTCCGGAGCTGTTGTTAAATTCTTCTGACTATACTGCAGCTATTGATGTTTGGTCAGTCGGTTGCATTTTCATGGAACTGATGGACAGAAAGCCTCTGTTTCCTGGTAGAGATCATGTACACCAGCTACGTCTGCTTATGGAG TTGATTGGCACCCCGTCTGAGGCTGAAATGGAATTTTTGAATGAGAATGCAAAGCGGTACATCAGACAACTTCCCCTTTACCGTCGACAATCATTTGTCGAAAAATTTCCACATGTAAACCCTGCTGCTATTGATCTTGTTGAGAAAATGTTGACATTTGATCCCAGAAGGAGACTTACTG TTGAAGATGCGCTTGCACATCCATATTTAACATCGCTTCATGATATCAGTGACGAGCCCGTTTGCATGACTCCTTTTAGCTTCGATTTTGAACAGCATGCCCTTACTGAGGAGCAAATGAAAGAGCTGATTTACAGGGAGGGTCTTGCATTTAATCCCGAATACCAGCACATGTGA